From Campylobacter upsaliensis, the proteins below share one genomic window:
- a CDS encoding FeoA family protein, which produces MTLDSLKDGESALIIGFDAPLELKNRLLNFGFLKNKKIKKLNSSLKKATILVELENSCVILRANEAKFIKIERI; this is translated from the coding sequence ATGACACTGGATTCTTTAAAAGATGGAGAAAGTGCTTTAATAATAGGTTTTGACGCTCCATTGGAACTTAAAAATAGGCTTTTAAATTTTGGTTTTTTAAAAAATAAAAAAATCAAAAAACTCAATTCTTCCTTAAAAAAAGCGACAATTTTAGTTGAGCTTGAAAATTCCTGCGTGATTTTAAGAGCTAATGAGGCTAAATTTATAAAAATAGAAAGAATTTAA
- the feoB gene encoding ferrous iron transport protein B codes for MKKINIILVGQPNVGKSSLINALCKSNLKVGNFPGVTVEKASAKIVYKNYTLEFIDLPGTYALDGYSEEEKITQNYIKTQNYDLIINILDSTNLKRNFILSTQLLECQKKMILALNMSDEAKKEGFSIDVKKLEELIKTPSISISSRTKENLNALLELIIQTHEAAFTPFLRPYGEQLEEELAKIQQDIEKLNLNENPRAYAVSLLQNKIQNNVCQEVVKNSQNRLFERYQSQNIDEIFKEDLLAFSAGLSQQISKQEPTSNNITKSLDALLINKYFGVPIFLFLMWVLFQLTFTLGAIPMDYIEMGFGALGDLCKEYISNELLASVLADGIIGGVGAVILFLPNILILFFGIALLETTGYMSRVAFLLDGILYKFGLHGKSFIPLVTGFGCSVPAFMATRTLKNKRDRLLTLFVINFMSCGARLPVYVLFIGAFFGGEQAGNYLFGIYILGAFLGLLAAKFLKMTAFRGIDEPFVMEMPKYRMPNWNLVWQMSLNKAKMYLKKAGTFILLASILIWFASNFPIQTNAPEDEKKAAELQVENSYLGQFGKTIEPIFAPLELDWKLSVSLLSGLAAKEVMISTLGVLYALGEDLDENDENLRQTLASNIPFSTAVAYILFVMIYNPCFAATIVFAKESGKAKYMLYLFLFTCISAYIVAFIGLHLSKMLT; via the coding sequence ATGAAAAAAATTAACATCATTTTAGTTGGTCAGCCAAATGTTGGAAAAAGTTCTCTTATAAATGCACTTTGCAAGTCAAATTTAAAGGTAGGAAATTTCCCGGGAGTTACAGTGGAGAAGGCAAGTGCGAAAATTGTTTATAAAAATTATACGCTTGAATTTATCGATTTACCTGGGACTTATGCGCTTGATGGTTATTCTGAAGAAGAGAAAATTACTCAAAATTATATTAAGACGCAAAATTATGATCTTATCATTAATATACTTGATTCCACAAATTTAAAACGCAATTTCATCTTAAGCACTCAGCTTTTAGAGTGTCAAAAAAAGATGATTTTAGCTCTTAATATGAGCGATGAAGCCAAAAAAGAGGGCTTTAGTATCGATGTAAAGAAGCTTGAAGAGCTGATTAAAACGCCTAGCATTAGCATTTCTTCTAGGACGAAAGAAAATTTAAACGCTCTTTTAGAGCTTATCATACAAACGCACGAAGCCGCTTTTACCCCCTTTTTGAGACCTTATGGGGAGCAGTTGGAAGAAGAACTTGCTAAAATTCAGCAAGATATAGAAAAACTTAATTTAAATGAAAATCCTAGAGCCTATGCCGTGTCCTTACTTCAAAATAAAATTCAAAATAATGTTTGTCAAGAGGTGGTAAAAAATTCGCAAAATAGGCTTTTTGAGCGTTATCAAAGTCAAAATATTGATGAAATTTTTAAGGAGGATTTACTCGCTTTTAGTGCAGGGCTTTCTCAGCAAATTTCAAAGCAAGAGCCCACTTCAAATAACATCACAAAAAGTCTTGATGCTCTTTTGATTAATAAATATTTTGGAGTGCCAATCTTTTTATTTTTAATGTGGGTGCTTTTTCAGCTTACATTTACGCTTGGTGCTATTCCTATGGATTATATAGAAATGGGCTTTGGGGCGCTTGGGGATTTGTGTAAAGAATACATTTCCAACGAGCTTTTAGCCTCTGTTTTAGCTGATGGGATTATAGGCGGTGTGGGGGCTGTGATTTTATTTTTGCCTAATATTTTGATTTTATTTTTCGGCATTGCTCTTTTAGAAACTACGGGCTATATGTCGCGTGTGGCGTTTTTACTTGATGGAATTTTGTATAAATTTGGCTTACACGGAAAAAGTTTTATTCCACTTGTTACGGGTTTTGGTTGCTCTGTGCCTGCCTTTATGGCTACAAGAACGCTTAAAAATAAAAGAGATAGACTTCTTACGCTTTTTGTAATTAATTTTATGAGTTGTGGAGCTAGGTTACCCGTTTATGTGCTTTTTATCGGTGCTTTTTTTGGGGGTGAGCAAGCGGGAAATTATTTATTTGGAATTTATATTTTAGGTGCTTTTTTGGGGCTTTTAGCGGCTAAATTTTTAAAAATGACTGCTTTTAGGGGCATTGATGAGCCTTTTGTTATGGAAATGCCAAAATACCGTATGCCAAATTGGAATTTGGTATGGCAAATGTCTCTTAATAAAGCTAAGATGTATCTTAAGAAAGCGGGTACTTTTATATTATTAGCCTCCATTTTAATATGGTTTGCAAGTAATTTTCCTATTCAAACAAATGCACCAGAAGATGAGAAAAAAGCTGCAGAATTACAGGTCGAAAACAGCTACTTGGGGCAGTTTGGTAAGACTATCGAGCCTATTTTTGCTCCACTTGAGCTTGACTGGAAATTAAGCGTTTCTTTGCTAAGTGGTTTAGCGGCTAAGGAAGTGATGATTTCAACGCTTGGGGTGCTTTATGCTTTGGGTGAGGATTTGGACGAAAATGATGAAAATTTAAGACAAACCCTCGCTTCAAATATCCCTTTTAGCACGGCGGTGGCATATATTTTGTTTGTGATGATTTATAATCCTTGTTTTGCGGCAACCATAGTTTTTGCAAAAGAAAGTGGTAAAGCTAAATACATGCTTTATCTTTTTTTATTTACTTGCATAAGTGCTTATATCGTGGCTTTCATAGGGCTTCATCTTAGTAAAATGCTAACTTAG
- a CDS encoding hydrogenase small subunit — translation MSTMDNDALKACLEKRLVNLKGKEKRIVNEASVATMLKHLGISNELLSLACEYFSLAPKLNVIWLHLAECTGCSESLLRSEKPDLAEFIFDFFSLNYHETLMSANGTKAEECLEKAMEEEFALIVEGAVAPIDTFYLSIGAEGKSGYELLQSVADKAQIIFAAGTCSSYGGIQAAKPNPTKTCGISQVLSQKVVQIPGCPPSDVNIIATLAFYALFGTSPELDDKNRPKWSYGKCLHDMCERKAKFESGIFAQNFDDEAAKNGACLFKLGCKGPYTYNNCPKVKFNAKTSWPVAAGHGCIACSEENFWDDFGFYEKPMANAFAYSKIFRKQEFLLENKNLNLNTLKNDVKNDELILYLKETMQILIKKEEVLELLKFNFEANLKCALANLAKNKLGLNLLENYKKSFPKQYAFIEANFDENSRPSSDIWEFFGLSYILAKGEFLKDKRHFIEAAQNYAFKHASPYDFKLSVKEDGVKLDLNKSLRMSLIYLCGGLDFEGIAFSLLNALAKSLKEIHKNYADKRLILSLDESLNQPFLHQILS, via the coding sequence ATAAGCACAATGGACAATGACGCCCTTAAAGCGTGTTTAGAAAAACGCCTTGTAAATTTAAAAGGCAAAGAAAAAAGAATTGTTAATGAAGCAAGTGTGGCGACTATGCTTAAACATCTTGGTATCTCTAATGAGCTTTTAAGTCTTGCTTGTGAGTATTTTTCCCTAGCACCTAAGCTTAATGTCATTTGGCTTCATTTAGCAGAATGTACAGGTTGTAGTGAGAGCCTACTAAGAAGCGAAAAGCCTGATTTAGCCGAATTTATATTTGACTTTTTTTCTTTAAATTATCACGAAACCTTAATGAGTGCTAATGGCACTAAGGCTGAAGAATGCCTAGAAAAAGCAATGGAAGAGGAATTTGCTCTTATCGTTGAGGGGGCGGTCGCACCCATAGATACCTTTTATCTTAGCATAGGAGCAGAGGGTAAAAGTGGCTATGAGCTTTTGCAAAGTGTCGCAGATAAAGCTCAAATTATCTTCGCCGCTGGGACTTGTTCTTCTTATGGTGGGATACAAGCTGCTAAGCCTAATCCTACAAAAACTTGCGGAATTTCGCAGGTTTTAAGTCAAAAAGTCGTTCAAATTCCGGGCTGTCCGCCAAGTGATGTGAATATTATCGCTACTTTAGCTTTTTATGCTCTTTTTGGCACTTCTCCCGAGCTTGATGATAAAAATCGCCCTAAATGGTCGTATGGCAAGTGTTTGCACGATATGTGCGAAAGAAAGGCGAAATTTGAAAGTGGAATTTTTGCTCAAAATTTTGATGATGAGGCGGCTAAAAATGGAGCGTGCTTGTTTAAACTAGGCTGTAAGGGACCCTACACTTACAATAACTGCCCTAAAGTGAAATTTAATGCTAAAACTTCTTGGCCTGTGGCGGCAGGGCACGGATGCATCGCTTGTAGCGAAGAGAATTTTTGGGATGATTTTGGCTTTTATGAAAAACCTATGGCAAACGCCTTTGCCTATTCAAAAATCTTTAGAAAACAAGAATTTCTTTTAGAAAACAAAAATCTCAATTTAAACACTTTAAAAAATGATGTAAAAAACGATGAGCTAATTTTATATCTTAAAGAAACGATGCAAATTCTCATCAAAAAAGAAGAAGTTTTAGAGCTTTTAAAATTTAATTTTGAAGCAAATTTAAAATGTGCTTTAGCAAATTTGGCTAAAAATAAACTAGGACTTAATTTGCTTGAAAATTATAAAAAAAGCTTTCCTAAACAATACGCCTTCATCGAAGCAAATTTTGACGAAAATTCAAGACCTTCAAGTGATATTTGGGAATTTTTTGGCTTAAGTTATATTTTGGCTAAGGGAGAATTTTTAAAGGACAAAAGGCATTTTATTGAAGCGGCACAAAATTACGCTTTTAAGCACGCTAGCCCTTATGATTTTAAGTTAAGTGTTAAAGAAGATGGTGTAAAGCTTGATTTAAATAAATCCTTAAGAATGAGCCTGATTTATCTTTGTGGGGGGCTTGACTTTGAGGGGATAGCCTTTTCTCTACTTAATGCTTTGGCTAAAAGTTTGAAAGAAATTCATAAAAATTATGCAGATAAAAGACTGATTTTAAGTCTTGATGAAAGCTTAAATCAGCCTTTTTTACATCAAATTCTAAGTTAG
- the fabI gene encoding enoyl-ACP reductase FabI, whose amino-acid sequence MIMQGKKGLIVGVANNKSIAYGIAKACAMQGATLAFTFLNEALKKRVEPIAAEFNSNAVYELDVNNEEHLDKIASLIKKDLGEIDFIVHAVAFAPKEALENSFLQTSKEAFDIAMQTSVYSLLSLTRAALPVLKNNGSILTLSYLGGVKYVPHYNVMGVAKAALESSVRYLARDLGERGIRVNAISAGPIKTLAASGIGDFRMILRYNEINAPLKRNVSIEDVGNSAMYLLSDLAKGVTGEIHYVDAGYNIMGMGDVTKDDEGQTILCWDKHNGQ is encoded by the coding sequence ATGATTATGCAAGGCAAAAAAGGCTTAATAGTCGGCGTAGCAAATAATAAATCCATAGCTTATGGCATAGCTAAGGCTTGTGCTATGCAAGGGGCGACTTTAGCTTTTACCTTTTTAAATGAAGCTTTGAAAAAACGCGTTGAGCCTATCGCTGCGGAATTTAACTCAAATGCAGTTTATGAACTTGATGTGAACAATGAAGAGCATTTAGACAAAATCGCCTCCTTGATTAAGAAAGATTTGGGTGAGATCGATTTTATCGTGCATGCTGTGGCTTTCGCACCTAAAGAAGCTTTAGAAAATTCCTTTTTACAAACAAGCAAAGAAGCTTTTGATATAGCGATGCAAACCTCCGTTTATTCTCTACTTTCACTCACAAGGGCTGCTTTACCCGTGCTAAAGAATAATGGCTCAATTTTAACCTTAAGCTATTTAGGTGGGGTGAAATATGTCCCGCATTATAATGTTATGGGCGTGGCTAAAGCGGCTTTGGAAAGCTCTGTGAGATATTTGGCTAGGGACTTAGGAGAGCGTGGAATTCGCGTTAATGCCATTTCCGCAGGTCCTATTAAAACTCTAGCGGCAAGTGGGATAGGCGATTTTAGAATGATTTTAAGATATAATGAAATCAACGCCCCCCTAAAACGCAATGTCAGCATAGAAGATGTAGGAAATTCAGCGATGTATTTATTAAGCGATTTAGCAAAAGGGGTTACGGGTGAAATTCACTATGTCGATGCGGGTTATAATATTATGGGTATGGGCGATGTAACCAAAGATGATGAGGGTCAAACCATACTTTGCTGGGATAAGCACAATGGACAATGA
- a CDS encoding triose-phosphate isomerase yields the protein MIYAANLKCNHTRASFELYLKALNEALKTQNENVFVFPPSVAFSQKESFFTQGTQNFYPCVNGAFTGELGKEHLDEFGIKCVLIGHSERRIFENEALIKAKFDFAKEQGWQIFLCIGEDLKTKQEGKTKDFLKKQLENLDLNYEKLIIAYEPIYSIGTGISAKNEDIEAILAFLRTLTKAPLLYGGSVNETNIKELTQIKHCGGVLVGSYALKVENFITLIKGSK from the coding sequence ATGATTTACGCAGCGAATTTAAAATGCAATCACACAAGAGCCTCTTTTGAGCTTTATCTTAAGGCTTTAAATGAGGCTTTAAAAACACAAAATGAAAATGTTTTTGTCTTTCCTCCTAGCGTAGCCTTTTCACAAAAAGAAAGTTTTTTCACGCAAGGGACGCAAAATTTCTACCCTTGCGTTAATGGTGCTTTTACAGGGGAGCTAGGCAAGGAACATTTAGATGAATTTGGTATCAAATGCGTCTTAATAGGACATAGTGAGCGTAGAATTTTTGAAAATGAAGCTTTGATAAAGGCGAAATTTGACTTTGCCAAAGAGCAAGGATGGCAAATTTTTCTTTGCATAGGAGAGGATTTAAAAACAAAGCAAGAGGGCAAAACAAAAGATTTTTTAAAAAAACAGCTTGAAAATTTGGACTTAAATTATGAAAAACTCATCATTGCTTATGAGCCGATTTATTCCATAGGCACAGGTATAAGTGCTAAAAATGAAGACATAGAAGCCATTTTGGCATTTTTACGCACACTTACAAAAGCGCCCTTACTTTATGGGGGAAGTGTTAATGAGACAAATATTAAAGAACTCACACAAATTAAGCATTGCGGAGGAGTTTTAGTAGGCTCTTATGCTTTAAAAGTAGAAAATTTCATCACATTAATAAAGGGGTCAAAATGA